In Actinomycetota bacterium, a single genomic region encodes these proteins:
- the rodA gene encoding rod shape-determining protein RodA — translation MDLVKLVRRVDFILILAVIALVCYGTLMVYSATYPQETQDPYYYLKRQITWVILGILVVVTISCLDYNWLRPYTIPIYILNIILLTSLFFVGRSPLGAQRWIPIGFFLFQPSEFAKAMLIITLSAFLASRRGEITSAKDLSLAFAHIALPLILIFKQPDLGTALVLVAILMGMLLVAGTSLRNYVIIIAIGVLICFLIIHFNLLKDYQMKRLIVYLNPDIDPLGAGYHLLQSKIAIGSGGFFGKGLFSGSQTNLRFVPAHHTDFIFAVIGEELGFLGAAILLGLYSVIIARGIRIATTARNLFGTLMAIGVVSMWLFQILVNVGMNLGIMPITGIPLPFISYGGSSMITNLIATGLLLNIYARRFK, via the coding sequence GTGGATTTGGTCAAGCTCGTGCGACGAGTCGACTTCATTTTAATACTTGCGGTAATTGCTCTGGTTTGCTATGGAACCCTCATGGTTTATAGTGCCACTTATCCCCAAGAGACACAGGATCCATATTACTATCTAAAAAGGCAGATCACCTGGGTTATCTTGGGTATTTTAGTCGTGGTGACTATATCCTGCCTGGACTATAATTGGCTACGCCCTTATACTATACCCATTTATATTCTCAACATAATTTTGCTGACCTCCCTTTTCTTCGTGGGACGTTCACCGTTGGGAGCCCAGAGGTGGATACCCATTGGTTTCTTTCTCTTCCAACCTTCGGAATTCGCCAAAGCCATGCTCATCATCACCCTATCTGCCTTCCTGGCCAGCAGAAGGGGAGAGATAACCTCAGCAAAAGACCTATCCCTGGCCTTTGCCCATATTGCACTACCACTTATCCTAATTTTTAAGCAGCCTGATTTGGGGACTGCTCTCGTTTTGGTGGCCATACTTATGGGGATGCTCCTGGTGGCGGGGACTTCACTCAGGAACTATGTGATCATTATCGCCATCGGCGTTCTCATTTGCTTCCTCATAATACACTTCAACTTACTCAAAGATTACCAAATGAAGCGTCTGATCGTATACTTGAACCCGGATATAGATCCTTTAGGCGCCGGTTATCACCTCCTCCAATCGAAAATCGCCATCGGTTCTGGGGGGTTCTTCGGTAAGGGGTTATTCTCGGGGAGTCAAACCAATTTGAGATTCGTTCCGGCACACCACACCGATTTCATCTTCGCCGTGATCGGGGAGGAACTGGGATTCCTAGGTGCGGCTATCCTTCTCGGTTTATATTCCGTCATAATCGCCAGGGGGATAAGGATCGCCACCACGGCCAGGAATCTATTTGGAACGTTGATGGCCATCGGTGTCGTTTCCATGTGGCTCTTTCAAATTCTGGTCAATGTGGGAATGAACTTGGGAATCATGCCCATCACCGGTATCCCCCTTCCCTTCATCAGTTACGGAGGGAGCTCGATGATCACCAATTTGATCGCCACCGGTCTACTTCTCAATATCTATGCCCGAAGGTTCAAGTAG